The following proteins are co-located in the Athene noctua chromosome 16, bAthNoc1.hap1.1, whole genome shotgun sequence genome:
- the MTG2 gene encoding mitochondrial ribosome-associated GTPase 2 isoform X4, with protein sequence MLPRAWPGLGDWAGPAVASVMLPRCGAGLGGRPLWRLALLFLSPVRLPAGGGQLSFSTTCARWSKNRRLRQKRVISERKLTRYFVDHRKVRVVGGRGGEGGCSFYSEPRKIFGGPSGGNGGDGGHVILKADQQMKSLSSVLPFYQGFHGERGGGKNCYGANGAYMYIKVPLGTVVKEDGKVVADLAQHGEEYVAAYGGAGGKGNRFFLSNENRAPTLSTPGEPGQERVLHLELKTTAHGGLVGFPNAGKSSLLRAISRAKPAVAAYPFTTLNPHVGIVHYQDYEQVAVADIPGLIKGAHQNRGLGMAFLRHIERCHFLLYVVDLSVSQPWIQLQDLKYELEQYKKGLSERPCVVIGNKIDLAQSRINLPLLKEQIDIRVIALSALTGDNLEELLLHLRELYDAYVKTEQSRGQSPVKW encoded by the exons ATGTTGCCCCGGGCCTGGCCCGGGCTGGGCGACTGGGCTGGCCCGGCGGTGGCCAGCGTCATGCTGCCGcggtgcggggccgggctgggcggcCGGCCCCTGTGGAGGTtggccctcctcttcctcagcccGGTgcggctgccggcggggggcgggcagcTGTCTTTCTCCACAACCTGCGCGAGGTGGTCAAAGAACAGGCGGCTGAGGCAAAAAAGAGTCATTTCGGAAAGGAAACTG ACACGCTATTTTGTGGATCACCGGAAGGTGCGTGTGGTTGGAGGAcgaggaggagaagggggttgTTCTTTTTATAGTGAAcccagaaaaatatttggagGTCCTAGTGGTGGAAATGGAGGTGATGGTGGTCACGTCATTTTGAAAG CTGACCAGCAAATGAAATCACTCTCTTCAGTCCTCCCCTTCTATCAGGGTTTTcatggagagagaggaggaggcaaaAACTGTTACGGAGCTAATGgtgcatatatgtatattaaa GTCCCTCTAGGTACAGTGGTTAAGGAGGATGGGAAAGTTGTGGCAGACCTCGCTCAACATGGTGAAGAGTATGTTGCAGCTTatggaggagctggaggaaaaGGTAATcgcttttttctttccaatgaaAACCGAGCTCCAACATTATCTACTCCAGGAGAGCCAGGTCAGGAAAGGGTCCTCCATTTGGAACTGAAGACAACAGCTCATGGAGGATTG GTGGGCTTTCCTAATGCTGGCAAATCGTCGCTTTTGAGAGCAATCAGCAGGGCAAAACCAGCAGTGGCTGCCTACCCATTCACAACCCTAAATCCCCACGTTGGCATTGTCCACTATCAAGACTATGAGCAAGTAGCAG TTGCTGACATTCCTGGCCTCATAAAAGGTGCTCATCAAAACAGGGGCCTCGGGATGGCCTTCCTAAGGCATATTGAACGCTGCCACTTTCTCTTGTATGTGGTGGATCTCTCTGTGTCTCAGCCGTGGATTCAGCTGCAAGACTTAAAGTACGAACTGGAACAATATAAAAAAGGATTGTCTGAGAGGCCTTGTGTTGTCATCGGGAACAAGATTGACCTTGCTCAGTCCAGGATCAATCTGCCACTCCTTAAAGAACAGATAGATATCCGGGTCATTGCACTGTCTGCATTGACAGGAGACAACCTAGAGGAACTGTTGCTGCATTTGAGAGAACTGTATGATGCTTATGTGAAGACAGAACAATCACGAGGGCAAAGCCCAGTCAAGTGGTAG
- the MTG2 gene encoding mitochondrial ribosome-associated GTPase 2 isoform X2, whose product MLPRAWPGLGDWAGPAVASVMLPRCGAGLGGRPLWRLALLFLSPVRLPAGGGQLSFSTTCARWSKNRRLRQKRVISERKLTRYFVDHRKVRVVGGRGGEGGCSFYSEPRKIFGGPSGGNGGDGGHVILKADQQMKSLSSVLPFYQGFHGERGGGKNCYGANGAYMYIKVPLGTVVKEDGKVVADLAQHGEEYVAAYGGAGGKGNRFFLSNENRAPTLSTPGEPGQERVLHLELKTTAHGGLVGFPNAGKSSLLRAISRAKPAVAAYPFTTLNPHVGIVHYQDYEQVAVADIPGLIKGAHQNRGLGMAFLRHIERCHFLLYVVDLSVSQPWIQLQDLKYELEQYKKGLSERPCVVIGNKIDLAQSRINLPLLKEQIDIRVIALSALTGDNLEELLLHLRELYDAYVKTEQSRGQSPVKWMLLTGLIG is encoded by the exons ATGTTGCCCCGGGCCTGGCCCGGGCTGGGCGACTGGGCTGGCCCGGCGGTGGCCAGCGTCATGCTGCCGcggtgcggggccgggctgggcggcCGGCCCCTGTGGAGGTtggccctcctcttcctcagcccGGTgcggctgccggcggggggcgggcagcTGTCTTTCTCCACAACCTGCGCGAGGTGGTCAAAGAACAGGCGGCTGAGGCAAAAAAGAGTCATTTCGGAAAGGAAACTG ACACGCTATTTTGTGGATCACCGGAAGGTGCGTGTGGTTGGAGGAcgaggaggagaagggggttgTTCTTTTTATAGTGAAcccagaaaaatatttggagGTCCTAGTGGTGGAAATGGAGGTGATGGTGGTCACGTCATTTTGAAAG CTGACCAGCAAATGAAATCACTCTCTTCAGTCCTCCCCTTCTATCAGGGTTTTcatggagagagaggaggaggcaaaAACTGTTACGGAGCTAATGgtgcatatatgtatattaaa GTCCCTCTAGGTACAGTGGTTAAGGAGGATGGGAAAGTTGTGGCAGACCTCGCTCAACATGGTGAAGAGTATGTTGCAGCTTatggaggagctggaggaaaaGGTAATcgcttttttctttccaatgaaAACCGAGCTCCAACATTATCTACTCCAGGAGAGCCAGGTCAGGAAAGGGTCCTCCATTTGGAACTGAAGACAACAGCTCATGGAGGATTG GTGGGCTTTCCTAATGCTGGCAAATCGTCGCTTTTGAGAGCAATCAGCAGGGCAAAACCAGCAGTGGCTGCCTACCCATTCACAACCCTAAATCCCCACGTTGGCATTGTCCACTATCAAGACTATGAGCAAGTAGCAG TTGCTGACATTCCTGGCCTCATAAAAGGTGCTCATCAAAACAGGGGCCTCGGGATGGCCTTCCTAAGGCATATTGAACGCTGCCACTTTCTCTTGTATGTGGTGGATCTCTCTGTGTCTCAGCCGTGGATTCAGCTGCAAGACTTAAAGTACGAACTGGAACAATATAAAAAAGGATTGTCTGAGAGGCCTTGTGTTGTCATCGGGAACAAGATTGACCTTGCTCAGTCCAGGATCAATCTGCCACTCCTTAAAGAACAGATAGATATCCGGGTCATTGCACTGTCTGCATTGACAGGAGACAACCTAGAGGAACTGTTGCTGCATTTGAGAGAACTGTATGATGCTTATGTGAAGACAGAACAATCACGAGGGCAAAGCCCAGTCAAGTG GATGTTGCTAACTGGGCTCATTGGCTGA
- the MTG2 gene encoding mitochondrial ribosome-associated GTPase 2 isoform X1, translating into MLPRAWPGLGDWAGPAVASVMLPRCGAGLGGRPLWRLALLFLSPVRLPAGGGQLSFSTTCARWSKNRRLRQKRVISERKLTRYFVDHRKVRVVGGRGGEGGCSFYSEPRKIFGGPSGGNGGDGGHVILKADQQMKSLSSVLPFYQGFHGERGGGKNCYGANGAYMYIKVPLGTVVKEDGKVVADLAQHGEEYVAAYGGAGGKGNRFFLSNENRAPTLSTPGEPGQERVLHLELKTTAHGGLVGFPNAGKSSLLRAISRAKPAVAAYPFTTLNPHVGIVHYQDYEQVAVADIPGLIKGAHQNRGLGMAFLRHIERCHFLLYVVDLSVSQPWIQLQDLKYELEQYKKGLSERPCVVIGNKIDLAQSRINLPLLKEQIDIRVIALSALTGDNLEELLLHLRELYDAYVKTEQSRGQSPVKCFKVLHLNACGEARQYMTH; encoded by the exons ATGTTGCCCCGGGCCTGGCCCGGGCTGGGCGACTGGGCTGGCCCGGCGGTGGCCAGCGTCATGCTGCCGcggtgcggggccgggctgggcggcCGGCCCCTGTGGAGGTtggccctcctcttcctcagcccGGTgcggctgccggcggggggcgggcagcTGTCTTTCTCCACAACCTGCGCGAGGTGGTCAAAGAACAGGCGGCTGAGGCAAAAAAGAGTCATTTCGGAAAGGAAACTG ACACGCTATTTTGTGGATCACCGGAAGGTGCGTGTGGTTGGAGGAcgaggaggagaagggggttgTTCTTTTTATAGTGAAcccagaaaaatatttggagGTCCTAGTGGTGGAAATGGAGGTGATGGTGGTCACGTCATTTTGAAAG CTGACCAGCAAATGAAATCACTCTCTTCAGTCCTCCCCTTCTATCAGGGTTTTcatggagagagaggaggaggcaaaAACTGTTACGGAGCTAATGgtgcatatatgtatattaaa GTCCCTCTAGGTACAGTGGTTAAGGAGGATGGGAAAGTTGTGGCAGACCTCGCTCAACATGGTGAAGAGTATGTTGCAGCTTatggaggagctggaggaaaaGGTAATcgcttttttctttccaatgaaAACCGAGCTCCAACATTATCTACTCCAGGAGAGCCAGGTCAGGAAAGGGTCCTCCATTTGGAACTGAAGACAACAGCTCATGGAGGATTG GTGGGCTTTCCTAATGCTGGCAAATCGTCGCTTTTGAGAGCAATCAGCAGGGCAAAACCAGCAGTGGCTGCCTACCCATTCACAACCCTAAATCCCCACGTTGGCATTGTCCACTATCAAGACTATGAGCAAGTAGCAG TTGCTGACATTCCTGGCCTCATAAAAGGTGCTCATCAAAACAGGGGCCTCGGGATGGCCTTCCTAAGGCATATTGAACGCTGCCACTTTCTCTTGTATGTGGTGGATCTCTCTGTGTCTCAGCCGTGGATTCAGCTGCAAGACTTAAAGTACGAACTGGAACAATATAAAAAAGGATTGTCTGAGAGGCCTTGTGTTGTCATCGGGAACAAGATTGACCTTGCTCAGTCCAGGATCAATCTGCCACTCCTTAAAGAACAGATAGATATCCGGGTCATTGCACTGTCTGCATTGACAGGAGACAACCTAGAGGAACTGTTGCTGCATTTGAGAGAACTGTATGATGCTTATGTGAAGACAGAACAATCACGAGGGCAAAGCCCAGTCAAGTG CTTCAAAGTACTTCACCTAAATGCGTGTGGAGAAGCACGGCAATACATGACTCACTGA
- the MTG2 gene encoding mitochondrial ribosome-associated GTPase 2 isoform X5, whose translation MLPRAWPGLGDWAGPAVASVMLPRCGAGLGGRPLWRLALLFLSPVRLPAGGGQLSFSTTCARWSKNRRLRQKRVISERKLTRYFVDHRKVRVVGGRGGEGGCSFYSEPRKIFGGPSGGNGGDGGHVILKADQQMKSLSSVLPFYQGFHGERGGGKNCYGANGAYMYIKVPLGTVVKEDGKVVADLAQHGEEYVAAYGGAGGKGNRFFLSNENRAPTLSTPGEPGQERVLHLELKTTAHGGLVGFPNAGKSSLLRAISRAKPAVAAYPFTTLNPHVGIVHYQDYEQVAVADIPGLIKGAHQNRGLGMAFLRHIERCHFLLYVVDLSVSQPWIQLQDLKYELEQYKKGLSERPCVVIGNKIDLAQSRINLPLLKEQIDIRVIALSALTGDNLEELLLHLRELYDAYVKTEQSRGQSPVK comes from the exons ATGTTGCCCCGGGCCTGGCCCGGGCTGGGCGACTGGGCTGGCCCGGCGGTGGCCAGCGTCATGCTGCCGcggtgcggggccgggctgggcggcCGGCCCCTGTGGAGGTtggccctcctcttcctcagcccGGTgcggctgccggcggggggcgggcagcTGTCTTTCTCCACAACCTGCGCGAGGTGGTCAAAGAACAGGCGGCTGAGGCAAAAAAGAGTCATTTCGGAAAGGAAACTG ACACGCTATTTTGTGGATCACCGGAAGGTGCGTGTGGTTGGAGGAcgaggaggagaagggggttgTTCTTTTTATAGTGAAcccagaaaaatatttggagGTCCTAGTGGTGGAAATGGAGGTGATGGTGGTCACGTCATTTTGAAAG CTGACCAGCAAATGAAATCACTCTCTTCAGTCCTCCCCTTCTATCAGGGTTTTcatggagagagaggaggaggcaaaAACTGTTACGGAGCTAATGgtgcatatatgtatattaaa GTCCCTCTAGGTACAGTGGTTAAGGAGGATGGGAAAGTTGTGGCAGACCTCGCTCAACATGGTGAAGAGTATGTTGCAGCTTatggaggagctggaggaaaaGGTAATcgcttttttctttccaatgaaAACCGAGCTCCAACATTATCTACTCCAGGAGAGCCAGGTCAGGAAAGGGTCCTCCATTTGGAACTGAAGACAACAGCTCATGGAGGATTG GTGGGCTTTCCTAATGCTGGCAAATCGTCGCTTTTGAGAGCAATCAGCAGGGCAAAACCAGCAGTGGCTGCCTACCCATTCACAACCCTAAATCCCCACGTTGGCATTGTCCACTATCAAGACTATGAGCAAGTAGCAG TTGCTGACATTCCTGGCCTCATAAAAGGTGCTCATCAAAACAGGGGCCTCGGGATGGCCTTCCTAAGGCATATTGAACGCTGCCACTTTCTCTTGTATGTGGTGGATCTCTCTGTGTCTCAGCCGTGGATTCAGCTGCAAGACTTAAAGTACGAACTGGAACAATATAAAAAAGGATTGTCTGAGAGGCCTTGTGTTGTCATCGGGAACAAGATTGACCTTGCTCAGTCCAGGATCAATCTGCCACTCCTTAAAGAACAGATAGATATCCGGGTCATTGCACTGTCTGCATTGACAGGAGACAACCTAGAGGAACTGTTGCTGCATTTGAGAGAACTGTATGATGCTTATGTGAAGACAGAACAATCACGAGGGCAAAGCCCAGTCAAGTG
- the MTG2 gene encoding mitochondrial ribosome-associated GTPase 2 isoform X3, producing the protein MLPRAWPGLGDWAGPAVASVMLPRCGAGLGGRPLWRLALLFLSPVRLPAGGGQLSFSTTCARWSKNRRLRQKRVISERKLTRYFVDHRKVRVVGGRGGEGGCSFYSEPRKIFGGPSGGNGGDGGHVILKADQQMKSLSSVLPFYQGFHGERGGGKNCYGANGAYMYIKVPLGTVVKEDGKVVADLAQHGEEYVAAYGGAGGKGNRFFLSNENRAPTLSTPGEPGQERVLHLELKTTAHGGLVGFPNAGKSSLLRAISRAKPAVAAYPFTTLNPHVGIVHYQDYEQVAVADIPGLIKGAHQNRGLGMAFLRHIERCHFLLYVVDLSVSQPWIQLQDLKYELEQYKKGLSERPCVVIGNKIDLAQSRINLPLLKEQIDIRVIALSALTGDNLEELLLHLRELYDAYVKTEQSRGQSPVKCRLF; encoded by the exons ATGTTGCCCCGGGCCTGGCCCGGGCTGGGCGACTGGGCTGGCCCGGCGGTGGCCAGCGTCATGCTGCCGcggtgcggggccgggctgggcggcCGGCCCCTGTGGAGGTtggccctcctcttcctcagcccGGTgcggctgccggcggggggcgggcagcTGTCTTTCTCCACAACCTGCGCGAGGTGGTCAAAGAACAGGCGGCTGAGGCAAAAAAGAGTCATTTCGGAAAGGAAACTG ACACGCTATTTTGTGGATCACCGGAAGGTGCGTGTGGTTGGAGGAcgaggaggagaagggggttgTTCTTTTTATAGTGAAcccagaaaaatatttggagGTCCTAGTGGTGGAAATGGAGGTGATGGTGGTCACGTCATTTTGAAAG CTGACCAGCAAATGAAATCACTCTCTTCAGTCCTCCCCTTCTATCAGGGTTTTcatggagagagaggaggaggcaaaAACTGTTACGGAGCTAATGgtgcatatatgtatattaaa GTCCCTCTAGGTACAGTGGTTAAGGAGGATGGGAAAGTTGTGGCAGACCTCGCTCAACATGGTGAAGAGTATGTTGCAGCTTatggaggagctggaggaaaaGGTAATcgcttttttctttccaatgaaAACCGAGCTCCAACATTATCTACTCCAGGAGAGCCAGGTCAGGAAAGGGTCCTCCATTTGGAACTGAAGACAACAGCTCATGGAGGATTG GTGGGCTTTCCTAATGCTGGCAAATCGTCGCTTTTGAGAGCAATCAGCAGGGCAAAACCAGCAGTGGCTGCCTACCCATTCACAACCCTAAATCCCCACGTTGGCATTGTCCACTATCAAGACTATGAGCAAGTAGCAG TTGCTGACATTCCTGGCCTCATAAAAGGTGCTCATCAAAACAGGGGCCTCGGGATGGCCTTCCTAAGGCATATTGAACGCTGCCACTTTCTCTTGTATGTGGTGGATCTCTCTGTGTCTCAGCCGTGGATTCAGCTGCAAGACTTAAAGTACGAACTGGAACAATATAAAAAAGGATTGTCTGAGAGGCCTTGTGTTGTCATCGGGAACAAGATTGACCTTGCTCAGTCCAGGATCAATCTGCCACTCCTTAAAGAACAGATAGATATCCGGGTCATTGCACTGTCTGCATTGACAGGAGACAACCTAGAGGAACTGTTGCTGCATTTGAGAGAACTGTATGATGCTTATGTGAAGACAGAACAATCACGAGGGCAAAGCCCAGTCAAGTG CCGCCTGTTCTGA